In Aureibaculum algae, the following are encoded in one genomic region:
- a CDS encoding ABC transporter permease, with amino-acid sequence MKTIFTVIKKELTDTLRDRKTLISAILLPALAMPLIILGVTKLQKNLMDKEQNKQLKVALIGAPENIVSQFSDSTFLVVENVALAGVNDSIENGSIDALLEFDANFNKKISTLSSGGLKLYYKSTNLLVEKRIREKLDNYKAVIMNDRIKQLNISSETLEPLSIVKIDIASSKEQIGKMIGGFIPYIFIILCFTGCMYPALDLITGEKERGTLETLLTVPASRFKILIGKTITIALVGIAAAIMAIAGMFISLKFIDDIPQDFLNVINDLLGLKFILMLFAMLIPLSIFFAGLLSAIVVRASSFKEAQSYVTPLTFVIIIPAMIALMPGVELTWQTAWIPILNIALATKEIIAGTIQSSQYLAVVGSLILLAVLAVFFSLKQFSKETMVLK; translated from the coding sequence ATGAAAACTATATTTACGGTTATAAAAAAAGAGCTTACAGATACCTTAAGAGATAGAAAAACATTAATTTCTGCTATTCTATTGCCCGCATTAGCAATGCCCTTGATCATATTGGGAGTTACAAAATTGCAAAAAAACTTAATGGATAAAGAGCAAAACAAACAACTCAAAGTAGCTTTGATTGGTGCACCTGAGAATATAGTTTCACAATTTAGTGATAGTACATTTTTAGTGGTAGAAAATGTAGCATTGGCTGGAGTTAACGATTCAATTGAAAATGGAAGTATTGATGCATTATTAGAATTCGACGCTAATTTTAACAAGAAGATTTCAACACTAAGCTCAGGTGGTTTAAAATTATATTATAAGTCAACCAATTTATTGGTGGAAAAAAGAATTAGAGAAAAACTTGATAATTATAAGGCTGTCATTATGAATGATAGAATTAAACAATTAAATATTTCATCTGAAACATTAGAGCCACTCTCAATTGTAAAAATTGATATTGCTTCATCAAAGGAGCAAATTGGAAAAATGATTGGAGGTTTTATCCCCTATATTTTTATTATCCTTTGTTTTACAGGTTGTATGTATCCTGCCTTAGATTTAATTACGGGCGAAAAAGAACGTGGTACTTTGGAAACCTTATTAACGGTACCTGCTTCACGGTTTAAAATACTTATTGGGAAAACCATTACCATTGCTTTAGTTGGTATTGCTGCCGCTATTATGGCTATTGCTGGTATGTTTATAAGTTTAAAATTTATTGATGACATACCGCAAGATTTTTTAAATGTAATTAATGATCTTTTAGGACTTAAATTTATTTTGATGTTGTTTGCGATGCTGATTCCGTTAAGTATCTTTTTTGCAGGGTTATTGTCTGCTATTGTGGTTAGAGCAAGTAGTTTTAAAGAAGCACAAAGTTATGTTACACCTTTGACGTTTGTTATTATTATACCCGCTATGATTGCTTTAATGCCGGGCGTAGAACTTACTTGGCAAACGGCATGGATACCTATCTTAAACATTGCTTTAGCCACTAAGGAAATTATAGCGGGTACTATTCAATCATCTCAGTATTTGGCCGTAGTTGGTTCACTAATTTTGTTGGCTGTATTGGCAGTATTCTTTAGCCTGAAGCAATTCTCAAAAGAAACTATGGTACTGAAGTAA
- a CDS encoding ABC transporter ATP-binding protein, whose protein sequence is MINVENITKQYALSKKQRKELQINSTSVAAVNNVSFICKPGRVFSLLGPNGAGKTSLLRMVSTILKPSSGDIKVDGVSVIDNPQEVRRKIGFLTGSTNLYDRLTPGEIVKYFADLHGMERSLFNERKENLFEQLNINEFSKKRIGQLSTGMKQKVSIARSMIHDPSVVIFDEPTSGLDVITANSIIELIRQCKKDGKTVIFSSHIMSEVDLLCDDLAIIAKGNLIYNDTMDAYRKQSEGKSLIEAFINIVNQNN, encoded by the coding sequence ATGATTAACGTCGAGAATATTACAAAGCAATATGCCTTAAGTAAAAAGCAACGCAAAGAATTACAAATCAATAGTACGTCAGTTGCTGCCGTCAATAATGTGAGTTTTATTTGTAAACCGGGTCGTGTGTTTTCATTATTAGGTCCAAATGGTGCTGGTAAAACAAGTTTGTTAAGAATGGTTTCTACAATTTTAAAACCATCGTCTGGTGATATTAAGGTAGATGGCGTAAGTGTTATTGACAATCCACAAGAAGTTAGAAGAAAAATAGGTTTTTTAACAGGTTCTACAAACCTTTATGATAGATTGACACCAGGTGAAATTGTAAAATATTTTGCTGATTTACACGGTATGGAGCGTTCTTTATTTAATGAACGTAAAGAAAATTTATTTGAACAATTAAACATTAATGAGTTCTCTAAAAAACGTATTGGGCAACTTTCTACAGGTATGAAACAAAAGGTTTCCATTGCAAGAAGTATGATTCATGATCCCAGTGTAGTTATTTTTGATGAACCTACCTCTGGATTAGATGTAATTACTGCCAATAGTATTATTGAACTCATCAGGCAATGTAAAAAAGATGGAAAAACGGTTATTTTCTCTTCTCATATCATGAGTGAAGTTGATCTCTTATGTGACGATCTTGCTATTATTGCTAAAGGAAATCTAATTTATAATGATACAATGGATGCTTACAGGAAACAATCTGAAGGTAAATCATTAATTGAAGCTTTTATAAACATTGTAAACCAAAACAACTAA
- a CDS encoding succinate dehydrogenase/fumarate reductase iron-sulfur subunit has product MNLKLKIWRQKDSKTKGQMVEYKVTDISEHMSFLEMMDVLNEQLVAKNEEPVAFDHDCREGICGMCSLHINGEAHGPDRGITTCQLHMRMFHDGETITIEPWRAKAFPVIKDLVVDRTAFERIQQAGGYISVNTSGNTQDANGIPISKHNADKAMDAAACIGCGACVASCKNSSAMLFVGAKVSQFALLPQGKVEATERVLNMVKQMDEEGFGNCTNTGACEVECPKGISLENIARMNREYLSASMKG; this is encoded by the coding sequence ATGAATTTAAAGTTAAAAATCTGGAGACAAAAAGACTCAAAAACCAAGGGTCAAATGGTCGAATATAAAGTAACTGACATCTCAGAACATATGTCGTTTTTAGAAATGATGGATGTATTAAATGAGCAACTTGTTGCTAAAAACGAGGAGCCTGTAGCTTTTGACCACGATTGTAGAGAGGGTATTTGCGGTATGTGTTCTTTACACATAAATGGAGAGGCTCATGGGCCTGATAGAGGAATTACTACTTGTCAGTTACATATGCGTATGTTTCATGATGGCGAAACAATAACAATTGAACCATGGAGAGCTAAAGCTTTTCCTGTTATAAAAGATTTAGTAGTTGATAGAACAGCCTTTGAACGTATTCAACAAGCCGGAGGTTATATTTCAGTAAATACTTCTGGAAACACTCAAGATGCAAATGGAATACCAATTTCTAAACATAATGCAGATAAAGCAATGGATGCCGCAGCTTGTATTGGTTGTGGAGCATGTGTAGCTAGTTGTAAAAATTCTAGTGCTATGTTATTTGTTGGAGCAAAAGTATCTCAGTTTGCATTATTACCACAAGGTAAAGTAGAAGCTACGGAGCGTGTTTTAAACATGGTAAAACAAATGGATGAAGAAGGCTTCGGAAATTGTACAAACACAGGAGCTTGTGAAGTTGAATGTCCAAAAGGGATTTCTTTAGAAAATATTGCAAGAATGAATCGAGAATATTTATCTGCTAGTATGAAAGGTTAA
- a CDS encoding fumarate reductase/succinate dehydrogenase flavoprotein subunit, protein MTTFNSKVPKGPIKDKWTEYKNHIDLVNPANKRNIDIIVVGTGLAGGSAAASLAELGYNVKAFCYQDSPRRAHSIAAQGGINASKNYMGDGDSDYRLFYDTVKGGDYRSREANVYRLAEVSGNIIDQCVAQGVPFARDYGGLLDNRSFGGVLVSRTFYAKGQTGQQLLLGCYSAMNRQIARGKIEMYNRHEMLDVVKVDGKARGIIARDLITGAIERHSAHAVVIATGGYGNVYFLSTNAMGSNATAAWKIHKKGAYFANPCFTQIHPTCIPRSGDYQSKLTLMSESLRNDGRIWVPARLEDAKAIQQGKLKPTEIAEENRDYYLERRYPAFGNLVPRDVASRAAKERCDAGYGVNATGEAVYLDFAAAFQRYGKEQAKIHGIKNPSKEEIIKLGQGIIEEKYGNLFQMYEKIIAENPYETPMMIYPATHYTMGGVWVDYNLMTTVPGLYCIGEANFSDHGANRLGASALMQGLADGYFVLPYTIGDYLSDDIRTGEISTESPEFEAAEKEVKDKIDFFINNEGTHSVDHYHKKLGLVMWNKVGMARNEKHLKEAIKEIQDIREDFWKNVKVTGKNEEFNQELEKAGRVADFLELGELFAKDALNRNESCGGHFREEYVTEDGEALRDDKNYAYVAAWEYTGKPSEAILHKEELEFKDIELKTRSYK, encoded by the coding sequence ATGACGACTTTCAATTCAAAAGTACCAAAAGGTCCAATAAAAGATAAATGGACAGAGTATAAAAACCATATTGATTTAGTAAATCCTGCAAACAAAAGAAATATAGACATTATTGTTGTGGGTACAGGTCTTGCTGGTGGCTCTGCCGCAGCATCTTTAGCTGAATTAGGTTATAATGTAAAAGCATTTTGTTATCAAGATTCACCTCGTAGAGCTCACTCAATTGCAGCTCAAGGTGGTATCAATGCATCAAAAAATTATATGGGCGATGGTGATTCTGATTATCGTCTTTTTTATGACACCGTAAAAGGTGGAGATTACCGTTCTCGTGAAGCTAACGTTTATCGTTTGGCTGAGGTTTCTGGAAATATTATAGACCAATGTGTGGCACAAGGTGTTCCTTTTGCTCGTGATTATGGTGGGTTGTTAGACAACCGTTCGTTTGGTGGTGTATTAGTTTCAAGAACGTTTTATGCGAAAGGACAAACAGGACAACAACTTTTATTAGGTTGTTATTCTGCAATGAACCGTCAAATTGCTCGGGGTAAGATTGAAATGTACAATCGTCATGAAATGTTAGACGTTGTAAAAGTAGATGGTAAAGCTAGAGGTATTATTGCTCGTGATTTAATTACGGGTGCAATAGAACGTCATTCTGCTCATGCTGTTGTAATTGCAACGGGTGGTTACGGAAACGTTTATTTCTTATCTACCAATGCAATGGGTTCTAATGCTACTGCAGCTTGGAAAATACATAAAAAAGGAGCCTATTTTGCAAATCCTTGTTTTACACAAATTCACCCAACTTGTATTCCGCGTTCTGGAGATTATCAATCTAAATTAACATTGATGTCAGAATCATTACGTAATGATGGTAGAATTTGGGTTCCTGCAAGATTAGAAGATGCGAAAGCAATCCAACAAGGTAAATTAAAACCTACTGAAATTGCAGAAGAAAATAGAGATTATTATTTAGAAAGAAGGTATCCAGCGTTTGGTAATTTAGTACCACGTGATGTGGCTTCTAGAGCTGCTAAAGAGCGTTGTGATGCTGGTTATGGTGTAAATGCAACAGGTGAAGCTGTGTATTTAGATTTTGCTGCTGCTTTTCAACGTTATGGAAAAGAACAAGCTAAAATTCATGGAATTAAAAATCCTTCGAAAGAAGAAATTATAAAATTAGGACAGGGTATTATTGAAGAAAAGTACGGAAATTTATTCCAGATGTATGAAAAAATCATCGCTGAAAATCCGTATGAAACACCAATGATGATTTATCCAGCAACACACTATACAATGGGTGGTGTATGGGTTGATTATAATTTAATGACTACAGTACCAGGATTGTACTGTATTGGTGAAGCTAATTTCTCTGACCACGGTGCAAATAGATTGGGAGCTTCTGCTTTAATGCAAGGTTTGGCTGATGGATATTTTGTATTACCTTATACAATTGGAGATTACTTATCTGATGATATTCGAACTGGAGAAATTTCAACTGAATCTCCAGAATTTGAAGCTGCTGAAAAAGAAGTAAAAGATAAAATTGATTTCTTTATTAATAACGAAGGAACGCATTCCGTTGATCATTACCATAAAAAATTAGGATTGGTAATGTGGAACAAAGTGGGAATGGCACGTAATGAAAAACATTTAAAAGAAGCCATCAAAGAAATTCAAGATATTCGTGAAGATTTCTGGAAAAATGTAAAAGTTACGGGTAAAAATGAAGAGTTTAATCAAGAATTAGAAAAAGCAGGAAGAGTAGCTGATTTCTTAGAATTAGGAGAATTATTTGCTAAGGATGCTTTGAATAGAAATGAATCCTGTGGAGGACATTTCCGTGAAGAATATGTTACTGAAGATGGTGAAGCTTTACGTGATGATAAAAACTATGCTTATGTAGCTGCTTGGGAATATACAGGTAAGCCAAGTGAAGCAATTTTACATAAAGAAGAATTAGAGTTTAAAGATATTGAACTGAAGACGAGGTCATACAAATAA
- a CDS encoding succinate dehydrogenase cytochrome b subunit yields the protein MSGFLSSSIARKFAMALSALFLIIFLIIHLTVNLTSVFSEDVFNQLSHFMGTNPLIQFGLQPVLIIGVIFHFVMGFVLEIRNKGARDVKYVNFKGAANSTWMSRNMVYSGLAILAFLVIHFIDFWLPEMNYKYIEGLPADSTRYYEELQHKFVPIWRVAAYSVAFVLLALHLLHGFQSAFQSMGFNNKYSGFVKALGKWYSIIIPAGFIFVTLYHHFNH from the coding sequence ATGAGTGGATTTTTATCTTCTTCAATAGCACGAAAGTTTGCAATGGCATTATCTGCACTCTTTCTAATTATTTTCCTAATTATTCATTTAACTGTAAATTTAACCTCCGTTTTTAGTGAGGATGTATTTAATCAGTTGTCCCATTTTATGGGTACAAATCCGTTAATACAATTTGGATTGCAACCCGTTTTAATTATCGGGGTGATTTTTCATTTTGTAATGGGCTTTGTTTTAGAGATTAGAAATAAAGGTGCAAGAGACGTAAAGTATGTCAATTTTAAAGGTGCTGCTAACTCTACTTGGATGAGTAGAAATATGGTCTATAGTGGACTTGCAATTTTAGCATTTTTAGTCATACACTTTATCGATTTTTGGCTACCAGAAATGAATTATAAATACATTGAAGGTTTGCCAGCAGACTCAACAAGGTATTACGAGGAATTACAACATAAGTTTGTACCAATTTGGCGTGTTGCTGCCTATTCTGTAGCATTTGTGCTGCTAGCATTGCATTTGTTACACGGATTTCAATCGGCCTTTCAATCAATGGGTTTTAATAATAAATACTCCGGTTTTGTAAAAGCTTTAGGTAAATGGTATTCTATTATTATACCTGCTGGATTTATTTTTGTAACCTTATATCATCACTTTAACCATTAA
- a CDS encoding bifunctional alpha/beta hydrolase/OsmC family protein produces MYTKNIQFTNKQGLLLDGNIDFPIDKKPLSYALFAHFFTGSQNFTAVRNISRALTHNRIAVMRFDFSGLGKSEGKFEDSNFSTNIDDLISAATYLKENYDSPKIIVGHSLGGAAAIFAADKIESIQAIVTIGAPSNPSHVEHLFEDHLENIHLDGEATFEISGRPFTIKKHFLEDLNSKNMTKLLNNSRKPILVLHSPQDKIVEISNAKEIYKAAHHPKSFISLDGANHLLTNKADSFYVAEVLSSWAKRYVLTTKEPELSTDKQTVVRIGKTKYSTEIVARNHSILADEPKKFGGKDSGLTPYELLLASLGSCTAITLRMYADRKKMELDEVLVHLEHFKQHAEDCISCDEEPAKIDKFVRTIELIGDLTFDERKRLIQIANRCPVHRTLENKIEIETILR; encoded by the coding sequence ATGTATACCAAAAACATACAATTCACAAACAAACAAGGCTTACTACTCGATGGAAATATCGACTTTCCTATTGATAAGAAACCTTTAAGTTATGCTCTATTCGCTCACTTTTTCACAGGGAGTCAGAATTTTACAGCGGTACGAAATATTTCTAGAGCTTTGACACATAATAGAATTGCAGTAATGCGATTTGACTTTTCGGGATTGGGTAAAAGCGAGGGTAAATTTGAAGATTCTAATTTTTCAACCAACATTGACGATCTTATTTCAGCAGCTACTTATTTAAAAGAAAATTATGATTCACCGAAGATAATTGTGGGCCATTCTTTAGGGGGAGCAGCAGCGATTTTTGCTGCCGATAAAATAGAATCAATTCAAGCTATAGTCACTATTGGAGCTCCTTCAAACCCATCGCATGTAGAACATTTATTTGAAGATCATCTAGAAAACATTCATTTGGATGGTGAAGCTACTTTTGAAATTTCGGGAAGACCTTTTACAATAAAAAAGCACTTTTTAGAAGACTTGAATTCTAAAAATATGACCAAGTTGTTAAACAACTCCAGAAAACCCATATTGGTGTTACATTCGCCTCAAGATAAAATTGTTGAAATTTCTAATGCTAAAGAAATATACAAAGCCGCACATCATCCTAAAAGCTTTATTTCTCTAGATGGTGCCAATCATTTATTAACGAATAAGGCAGATTCCTTTTATGTCGCTGAGGTATTATCAAGTTGGGCCAAACGTTATGTATTAACGACTAAAGAACCTGAACTAAGCACAGACAAACAAACAGTTGTTAGAATAGGTAAAACCAAATATAGTACAGAAATTGTAGCAAGAAATCATTCTATATTAGCTGATGAGCCCAAGAAATTTGGAGGTAAAGACTCAGGCTTAACGCCTTATGAATTACTACTAGCAAGTTTAGGTTCTTGCACTGCAATCACCTTAAGAATGTATGCCGATAGAAAAAAAATGGAATTAGATGAAGTTTTAGTCCATTTAGAACATTTTAAACAGCACGCAGAAGATTGTATTTCATGTGACGAAGAACCAGCAAAAATTGATAAATTTGTACGAACTATAGAATTAATCGGCGATCTTACTTTCGATGAACGCAAGCGATTAATTCAAATTGCCAATAGATGTCCTGTACATCGTACCTTAGAAAATAAAATTGAAATTGAAACCATTTTACGTTAA